A genomic stretch from Hemicordylus capensis ecotype Gifberg chromosome 1, rHemCap1.1.pri, whole genome shotgun sequence includes:
- the LOC128325759 gene encoding ATP-dependent zinc metalloprotease YME1L1-like — protein sequence MFPFPTMGQPQETVPLSHLTNAFHSPQSPAPSFTAASIQCVQREAAPEHDVQNTEPTLNLRDRGRPDWKASQIDELVDRLLPGCCIEKKTPSHGQTSYISAQSFLGNKYGFADVFSVLCSSDLYGQHPSPLQNVCKNLQRWPVFVQSRGFKTLKSRARRLQSTSERLTETENVAPSFVKGLLRDRGTDFESLEKWMKTKNIPEVHQDAFKTGFAEDFLKSQALSQRTNDSSRRNRYILVLLIMLSIYALFKNPYLSGKGSFSDTVRFRATSGLDAAVDPIQMKNVTFEHIKGVEEAKQELQEVVEFLRNPDKFTVLGGKLPKGIPLVGPPGTGKTLLARAVAGEADVPFHYASGSEFDEMFVGVGASRIRNLFREAKANAPCVIFIDELDSVGGKRIESPMHPSSRQTINQLLAEMDGFKPNEGVIIIGATNFPEALDNALIRPGRFDMQVTVPRPDVRGRTEILKCYLNKIKYDQSIDAEIIARGTVGFSGAELENLVNQAALKAAVDGKDMVTMKELEFSKDKILMGLERRSVEIDDKNKTPTAYHESGLAIIASYTKDAMPINKATIMPRGPTLGHVSLLPENDRWSEIRSQLLAQMDVSMGGRVAEELIFGGDHISTGASSDFDNASKIATLMVTKFGMSEKLGVMTYTDTGKLSPETKSATEQEIRTLLKDSYERAKNILKTHAKEHKNLAEALLTYETLYAKEIQIVLEGGKLDVR from the coding sequence ATGTTTCCTTTTCCCACCATGGGGCAGCCCCAGGAGACAGTTCCTCTGAGTCACCTCACCAATGCCTTCCATTCGCCCCAAAGTCCAGCTCCATCTTTCACTGCAGCGTCCATCCAGTGTGTGCAAAGGGAAGCAGCTCCTGAACATGATGTACAGAACACGGAGCCAACGCTTAATCTACGAGATCGAGGACGACCTGATTGGAAAGCTAGCCAGATTGATGAACTAGTGGACAGGCTACTTCCTGGCTGTTGTATAGAAAAGAAAACCCCTTCCCATGGGCAAACGTCCTATATATCTGCACAGTCCTTCTTGGGAAATAAGTATGGTTTTGCAGATGTATTTAGTGTTTTGTGCTCATCTGATCTGTATGGACAGCATCCTAGCCCTCTCCAGAATGTATGCAAAAATCTTCAACGCTGGCCAGTTTTCGTTCAGTCTCGaggttttaaaaccctgaaatcaAGAGCAAGACGACTGCAGTCCACATCAGAACGATtaacagaaacagaaaatgtaGCACCCTCATTTGTAAAGGGTCTTCTGAGAGATCGAGGAACTGATTTTGAAAGTTTAGAGAAATGGATGAAAACAAAAAACATACCTGAAGTTCATCAAGATGcttttaaaactgggtttgcagaggaCTTTTTGAAATCACAGGCACTCTCACAGCGTACAAATGATTCCTCAAGACGAAACCGTTACATTCTGGTTCTTCTGATAATGCTTAGTATTTATGCtttatttaaaaacccatatttATCTGGTAAAGGCTCCTTTTCTGATACTGTGCGTTTCCGAGCAACTTCTGGGCTTGATGCAGCAGTGGACCCTATTCAGATGAAAAATGTCACCTTTGAACATATCAAAGGAGTTGAAGAAGCTAAGCAGGAGTTGCAGGAAGTGGTAGAATTCTTGAGAAATCCTGATAAATTCACCGTACTAGGAGGTAAACTTCCTAAAGGTATTCCTTTGGTGGGACCACCTGGTACTGGCAAAACCCTTCTTGCCAGAGCTGTGGCTGGAGAAGCTGATGTTCCATTCCATTATGCCTCTGGGTCTGAGTTTGATGAGATGTTTGTTGGTGTGGGAGCCAGTCGTATCAGAAATCTGTTTAGGGAGGCCAAAGCAAATGCACCTTGCGTTATATTCATTGATGAACTGGATTCTGTTGGTGGCAAAAGAATAGAGTCTCCAATGCATCCCTCGTCAAGGCAGACTATAAATCAGCTCCTTGCTGAAATGGATGGCTTTAAACCTAATGAAGGAGTCATTATCATTGGTGCAACAAACTTCCCCGAAGCGTTAGATAATGCTTTAATACGTCCTGGCCGCTTTGACATGCAAGTTACAGTGCCCAGACCAGATGTTAGGGGCCGAACAGAAATCCTGAAATGTTAtcttaataaaataaagtatGATCAATCTATTGATGCAGAAATCATTGCAAGAGGTACAGTAGGATTTTCTGGAGCTGAGCTGGAAAACCTTGTGAATCAAGCTGCATTAAAAGCTGCTGTTGATGGGAAAGATATGGTTACTATGAAGGAACTAGAATTCTCAAAGGACAAAATTCTCATGGGCCTTGAGCGAAGAAGTGTAGAAATTGATGATAAGAATAAAACGCCTACTGCCTATCATGAGTCTGGGCTTGCCATCATTGCATCTTATACTAAAGATGCAATGCCAATTAACAAAGCAACAATTATGCCAAGAGGACCAACACTTGGACATGTATCTTTGCTACCAGAAAATGATAGATGGAGTGAAATTAGATCCCAGTTACTTGCGCAGATGGATGTTAGTATGGGAGGAAGAGTAGCAGAAGAGCTCATATTTGGAGGTGATCATATCAGCacaggtgcttctagtgatttTGATAATGCTTCTAAAATAGCTACGCTTATGGTGACTAAGTTTGGAATGAGTGAGAAGCTTGGTGTCATGACCTACACAGATACAGGGAAACTCAGTCCTGAAACCAAGTCTGCAACTGAACAGGAAATAAGAACACTGTTAAAGGATTCGTACGAGCGGGCAAAGAATATCCTGAAGACCCATGCAAAAGAACACAAGAATTTAGCAGAAGCGTTACTGACCTATGAGACTTTGTATGCCAAAGAGATTCAGATTGTTCTAGAGGGGGGAAAACTGGACGTGAGATGA